From the Lemur catta isolate mLemCat1 chromosome 1, mLemCat1.pri, whole genome shotgun sequence genome, the window GAGCCAGGCCCCCTCCCCCCGGGAGAGTGTCgcagagcagaggctgggaagagagggGCCACGCCCTGGCCGGGGAGGTGCCTCCCCTTGGTGAGACACTGCCTGGGCAAAACCATCATGGAAAGGGTGCAGCGAGGCGTGGAAACTCCCTTGGTTAAAGCGTGAGCTTTGCTTCAAGTTGTGGTGAGGAGGGAGGCAATGTCAACCAGGAGGCTTGCTCTGAGCACACCCAGTGTCTGGGGGGCCTGTCTATGTCAtcgtgaggaagaggaggaggtgctCAGAGGAGCAGTGCGAAAGGGCTGCCTCTCGCTTGGCTCTGGAGTAAATGGCCAGCAAATCCCGGCTCGTAAAAGCAGGGAGTGGGACAAGCTTTACTTCCCAACCTGTGTGGAAATGTCTTCGTTTTCAATTCCTGCCCAGAAGGATACAGGAGATGTAATAGTGGGGAAGGCCGGGCCAAAGTGAAGCACAGGGCCGGTGACCACTGGGGGAATTAGGCACTGGGGGCCCAGCCCAGCAGGCCACTTGAGCCCCGGCCTCCACGTGAGATCAAGCATCCCTTCTGACTGCAGAGCCCCGGATGATGGCAGCACCTCCTCTCCACTTAGGGCTGTAGGATGACCAGCGGTCCCAGTTTGCGTGGGACTGAGGGGTTCTGATGCAGGACTCCCAGGGCTAAAACCGGCGAAGTCCTGGATAAGCCAAAACAAATGAGTCACTCTATGTATGACCCTGACTGATCCCTGCTAAGGAAGAGAAGGACTTGTTGGTTCcaacaggaagaggaagagaaatggcTCTCAAAAAACAAAGGTGATGCTTGCCTGGCAGGGGAGATACCGTGATCACAAAGGTGGCTTTCCCAGGGAGAGGCTCATCCATTGCACCCCAGATGTGCTGACCCCTGCGTTTTCCCCAAATGCAGGAAACTTGTTTGCATAATTTGTGGTTAGTGGTGCTTTCCcctatttaaacaaacaaacaaaaaaaaaatgagggctCTTAGGTGTTGGTCTGCTCTGAGAACTGCTCTCCAGGCCTAGCTTCGTGGAGGAGAAATGAGGGTCCAGAGGGTGGAGAAGGTGGAAATAATGGGAGAAGGTGGAGAGTCGCCTTGGGGCAGTTGGGACTGGGGGTTTGAATTATGGCCGCACTCAACCATCCCACCCACGCCTCCTGCCTGTGGTCCTCTCCCCACCATTCACACCTTGGTCAAGCTAGCAACCTTTTGGAGAGACTTttgaaagtcaaagaaaaagagatCTGTCTCAACCTTTGAAAGGCCTAGAACCAAATGCTTGCGGAGCCGTTACTGTGTGGCTTTGGGTGTCATTAAACCTCTTGGGTACCTGGCTGCCTCTCCTGTCAAAGGAGTCTGTTGCAGCCTCCATCACAAGACTGTTAGGGGATTAGACAAGACGGCATGTGTGAAGTTGGGAAATAGCCAACACATATTTGTTTCTTCCTGCCTGCCTATGCGTGGGGCCAGACAGGATTCCACCTGTGTCCCTTGGAGAACTAACAATGTTACTTGTTTTACCTTCTGATCCAGGCCCTTACCATGCCCACCCTCTCTCCTGAATATCTGGAAAACTTTGAGTATGATGAGTCCGCTGAAGCCTGTGACATTGGGGAAGTTGCAGCCTTTGGGACTGTCTTCATGTCCATATTCTACTCCGTTGTCTTTGCCTTCGGCCTGGTGGGAAATTTGCTGGTGGTGTTCGCCCTCACCAACACCAAGAAGCGCAAGAGTATTACTGACATTTACCTGCTGAACCTGGCCTTGTCTGATCTGCTCTTTGTAGCCACCTTGCCCTTCTGGACTCACTATGTGCTAAGTGAACAAGGCTTCCACAATGCCGTGTGCAAACTCACTACCGCCTTCTTCTTCATCGGCTTTTTTGGAGGCATATTCTTCATCACCGTCATCAGCATTGATAGGTACCTAGCCATTGTCCTGGCTGCCAACTCTATGCACAACCGGACCGTGCAGCATGGCGTCACCATCAGCCTCGGCGTCTGGGCAGCAGCCATTCTGGTGGCGGCACCCCAGTTCATGTtcacaaagcaaaaagaaaacgaATGCCTTGGTGACTACCCTGAGGTCCTCCAGGAAATCTGGCCCGTGCTGCGCAACGTGGAAGCAAATTTTCTTGGCTTCCTGCTCCCTCTGCTCATTATGAGTTACTGCTACTTCAGAATCATCCAGACGCTGTTTTCCTGCAAGAACCACAAGAAAGCTAAAGCCATCAAACTGATCCTTCTGGTGGTCATCGTGTTTTTCCTCTTCTGGACACCCTACAATGTTATGATTTTCCTGGAGACACTCAAGCTCTACGACTTCTTTCCCAGTTGTGACATGATAAAGGATCTGAGGTTGGCCCTCAGTGTGACTGAGACAGTTGCATTTAGCCATTGTTGCCTCAATCCCCTCATCTATGCATTTGCTGGGGAGAAGTTCAGAAGATACCTTTACCACTTGTATGGGAAATGCCTGGCTGTCTTCTGTGGGCGTCCGGTCCATGTCGGTTTCTCCCCGTCTGAATCACAAAGGAGCAGGCAGGGAAGTATTCTGAGCAGCAGTTTTACTTACTACACGAGTGATGGAgatccatccttccttctctgaATGGATCCTCAATGCCTTGTCTCTACAGAGAACCCAGAGTTCATGAATCTGACACTGAATAAtgaggacatttttttctttgttgtttcttaCGTGCAAGAAATGATGGGCCCAATGCCCACAAAACAATCCTACTGTGTTTTTGAGAATTATGCTCAAAATTTGAATGATAAAAAGTGGACATATCTCTTAGAGCAAATGCCAGGAATTTTTgtttacaaacaacaaaaattcaagCCAGACTAGTTTAGTTAAAAAGGGAGTGGTGAATATTGTTCACATTGTGACAGGAGCAAAGCAGTGGCTGAGCCCTCAAGGTTGAGTGGAAACCAGGGCTTGAACCTAGCTAGAATTTCCTCTCTCTGATCCTCAAATCTTGAGGAGTGACAGATCTCCCAGACTCACATAACACAGCTTTATCACCAGAGAGAGACTGCTACCCTTGCCTCTCTGGTCCCAAGGTCAAAATTCCCAGGGAAGGGTTCTGGTTGGGCAAGTTTGTAGGAGGTGCCCATTCCTGGACCAGATGGTGGTATCCATAGGGAAGGAATACATAAGAAGGCAGCTTCAGTCCAATCTCATGGTGAGAAGTGCAGGAAGACATATTTCCAAGAAGTCAGAGGGATAGGTATTGTTCTGATCAGGCAGGACAAGAGCTGCACACCATCCTTACCATGTTTCTGACCCAGCCTCTCCACTGATCACACCAGCCAGTATCTGCTCCCAGCATCCTCTTCATTAAACCCTCTTCTATCATGTCCCCAAACCTACAagggctccccactgcccactgcccactaCATCAAGTCCAAACTCAAATGCCTGGCCTCTGAGACCCTCCATCATGTGGTTCCACCAACAGATTCCTCATTGCCTCCCCCTTCCCAAAGGACCCCACCCATCCTATCAGCCAGGTATCTTCCATATGACCTCATGTATCTCCACCTGCTCCCAGGACAGGGGGAGACAGAAAGAACCCTGCCCCCAAGTGAGGAGGGTTGGATTTCAACCCCAACTCTGTCACTTACCCACTGGGTAGCATGGGGCCACCCAAGCTTCAGTTTCTATATCCATAGAAGAGGAATAATGCTACCTTTTGCATAGGGAGCTTCCTTTCTAGCATGAGGAACCAGCCATCAACTCTTGCAGGTCCAAACAGTCTTGTCTGGTTCCCAGACTTCAGCTTTCCCCCAACCTGGCACCATTTTACTGTGCCTAAGTGGAGGTGCTGATGGAACTTGGAAGGGCCTGCAGATTCTGCTGCGTGATGCAGCCCAGACACGGAGGTCTTATGATGGCACCCGATGAGCACTCCTAAGTCTTTAGAGTGATAGTCTTCCCTAACCCAGGTCTCCTGGATTCCTGGAATGTTTCCTCCCAATCGCCTCATGGCAAGCCCCTTCTCATCTGGGAAAAAACCCCGTCACTCATGCTACTGCCAGCCAGAGGAGCCAGGGCCACTGGAGAAGCTCTCTTTTTTCAGAAACATTTGGGATAATctaaaactctagaaaaaaaatataataatgctaAGGAAAATGTCATCCATAATCTAACCACATCATATCATCATTCCTGCATTCGTCCATACAGACCGTGTTCACACTTTCACATGTTTAGAGTTGCAATTATAATGTACAGTTTTGTAATCTGCCTTCTTCTCTCTTAACATTAGACCCCAAATagctctctgtttctatgtacttttattattatcattttataagaCTCTATCAGATTGTATACTCATTGAAGGCAGATGTGCTATTTGATTCACTGCTGTATATCTGATACATTCCTGGCAGTCTATATGTTTGTTTAAGGAATAAGAGAATGAATCATGTTTCTTTAAGATCTGGAACCATAATTTACTCATCATTAATCTATTGATAAACACTTAACTTGTTTCCAATATTTagcaaatacatattttacagCACTTTCACCTGTGTGATTTCCTTTCTCCTGTTCATTTCTTTGGATAAATCCCTTGCCATGGGGATAATTGGGTCAAAGGGCATGGAAACTTTGTAGCTTTTGATACTTACatatgaaatcagtatattgCAAAATCTTAATTGAGCACATATTATATACAACCCGAGAACTCAGATCCAGAGCTAGTCCAAAGATGATCAGACCAGGGCTTTGCTCTCAAcgatttaacatttaaatacagAACAGAGAAGTGAACGAATGAGCATGCATTCTTAGCATTAAGTGGTAGCACAGGGACAGTGACTTCTGATCTGAGTCTTTAGGGGAAAGGAATTCTCCAGGAAAATAAGAAGGGCATTCTAGGCCAAGGGAACAGCATGTGGAAAGGAGGTGTGCAAGAACATGAGGCACTTAAGATATGAGAAAACTTTGTGTGAATACTGAAAGGCACCGGAAGCAGAGTGAGTGGTAAGAACCTTCTGGAGCTGGGGCTGTCAGCTGTGGGTGTGGGCTCAGACAACAAATGGAAGGGGTAGTTTTCCATAGGATGTTCACAAGGTTGCTCCATTTTTACCTGATCCTCATTCCAGCTGTTGAACCTTgagacttttaaaagtttaaccTATTTCTGGATTTCCAAGGAGGAAATGATTCTTTCAGCTTGAGAAATAAAAGTAGGGGAACAAGCACtttcatttctagaagaaaattaaatttgtgtCATAAGAAAcctattattcattcattcattgattcattttgaTGAAGAGAGcagaatagggaaaaaaaataaggacattcaTTGAAAAActcaaaatccaaggatgctggTGTCTAAATAAAGGAAGACACATATGGAAAAGACAGTTGGCCCTCAGAGCACAACTGGATCAGACCCACTCTGCATCTGAGCTCTGGGCTCCCCAAAGCAGAGGGAGACGGTGGACTCCGGAAGCAGAGATCTGGGATGAGTCCCAGCATATTAACTctgcgaccttgggcaagttacttcacatCTCTCAGGCTAAGTCTCCTCATcagaaaaataaggataaaagTAGTTCCACCTGCTACAGTTCTAGTAGAGGCTTTAGTAATATTTCTACCAAAAAGCTTATAGTGCAGACCTGGCAAAGCAAGCTCAAAAGATTGGtggtgattatttttattgttcttctcACTATTATTAGATCAAGCTTTTCCCAGCAAGGAAACTCATACTAGCTTATCCTggcctttttgcttttcttcatccCAGAACCACATACTTTGGGATGGTCAGAGACAAATGGGTCCAATCTCACACTTTGCAAGTAAGGAAAAGGAGGCCCAAGGTCCCCCATTGAATTATTGCAGGAGGTAGGTCCTTGACTCACAGTCTACCACCTCCTTCCTCATCCTGATGAGAATACAGACCAAACCGGCCTCTA encodes:
- the CX3CR1 gene encoding CX3C chemokine receptor 1 — translated: MPTLSPEYLENFEYDESAEACDIGEVAAFGTVFMSIFYSVVFAFGLVGNLLVVFALTNTKKRKSITDIYLLNLALSDLLFVATLPFWTHYVLSEQGFHNAVCKLTTAFFFIGFFGGIFFITVISIDRYLAIVLAANSMHNRTVQHGVTISLGVWAAAILVAAPQFMFTKQKENECLGDYPEVLQEIWPVLRNVEANFLGFLLPLLIMSYCYFRIIQTLFSCKNHKKAKAIKLILLVVIVFFLFWTPYNVMIFLETLKLYDFFPSCDMIKDLRLALSVTETVAFSHCCLNPLIYAFAGEKFRRYLYHLYGKCLAVFCGRPVHVGFSPSESQRSRQGSILSSSFTYYTSDGDPSFLL